Genomic DNA from Euleptes europaea isolate rEulEur1 chromosome 14, rEulEur1.hap1, whole genome shotgun sequence:
gttctggtccgaccatctgaggcaacagaaaacaactcagctccctcctctccatgacagcccttcatgtcctGCCTCAGAAAGAGACCTTGATCCTaggacacacacacatggccaaTCTCCAGACAAAGGCAAACCGCAAGAGGGACGGGCGGTCAAAGCCAGTCCCAGCAGCCCAGCCGTGCCAGTCCTCAGAGGAGCTCAGCTTGCCTGTCGCACTTGGCAGTGGGCAGGGGGGCCCTCAAGCTGCAGCTGTCTTACGGCGACCAGGGaggattttctaggcaagagtcgttcggaggtggtttgccattgcctgcctctgggcgcagccaccctggactttctcgggggtgtcccatccaaataggAAGCAGGGCCCACCATGCTTAGCTCCCAACATCTGGCTAGCCAGAGCCATCCAGGTTGAAGCCCCAGGCCCACTTTGTCTCCGCCACAACCTTGCAAGGGTCATCTCTGAGGCTCAAGCCACTGTCTCAAATGGGAACCACAGTGAAGTAttcctcagggttgttgtgaaggcaaTAGTATAAACTTAACAGTGGTCTAGAAAGCCCAGGGGCAATTTCAAGTGCCAGGCAAGCGTCCCCTGGGCCACCTCTGTCTAGCCCCACCTGCATCTCCCAGCCCtccctggcacacacacacacaccttcaaacAGGTCGACCGTCTGGAAGATGTCTGTCTTCACCACCCCGTAGTCCTCGGCCGCCTTCAGGAACTGAGCGATCTGCTCCATCTGCTTGAAGACCATGGTAGGCGGGGAGTCTGGGATCTTCACGGGCTTTGAGCCAGAGGGGTGGAGGCTGTTGACCAGCTTCCCCAGAACCTGCCAGCAGGAGTCACGGGGTCAGTGAGGGGCTTGCGGCCTGTGCCCCCCCCCTGCAGGAAGGCTGCACAGGGTGCCCCTTTCAGCACATGGCCTCTGCACTGTGCCCCCCCAGCTGCAAGCAATGTAGTTTGCAAAGGGGCTCAACTGCTCGGAAGCCCCAGTGGCGTGCAGGCCGGTGACGACCCTCTGCATGCACTCAGAGAGAACAGGTGGACAGCAAGGAAACCCGTGCTTTCACAGCGCAAGCTCCATGGGTGAGCCCCACCCTGAAAGTGGGGGGCGCTGGGCAACAGGGAGGACAGCAAGAGAACGGCAGGCCACATCGCACACTTACAATGCCATTCTTCAGCCAGACCTGGAAGCCCAGCCTGCCACGGTCGGGGCGCCCCACTTCTGTCCCACACTGGGCCACGACCCACTCTACCAGCCGCTCCTCCAGCTCGTCGTCATATTTCTTCTCAATCTTGGCCTGGACGTCTCTGCTCAGGCCAAACGAGGGACCTTTGTTTGCCATGCTCACAGGTGGGGGAGagacctggtggggggggggaagaggaaaggccCATGCCGATGAGCCCTACATCTATGGTGCCGCCCGACCCATCTGgggcctccctttcccccctgcaggGCCAAATGGAGTGCACAGGTGGTCGGTTGGGGGAGGCGGAGGTGACCCGTTGCTTTGCTCCACAGCAGGCCGTTTCTTCTCCCAAGGCGGAAGTTCCATCTTGAACTGCCCAGAGAAGCACGGCCCCAGGGCACTTCTTCTCCTCAGCTGAGCACCCCTGAGGGAAGTGGGCAGCCAGccagtcccctccctccctgttggTTACCTGGGTGCAGTGGTCACTCTGGCTGTCAGTCCAGTGGACTTCGGCCGTACGGCTCTCTGCTGGTGTGCCCAGGGCACGTGAGCCAGCCTGCCTGAAATTAAGCAGGGCTGGGCCTGCCCTCGACAGAGCCTAGACGGGAGAGTTACCACACTCCCGGGGACCGGGGTTCGGGGATGCCCAACTCCACTTCCCATGTGCCCCCCAACCCACACTGGGCATGGGGAAAGTATTGTTCATGGGAGTCCAAGCTGTGCACGAGACCTAATGCCAGAGGAAATGCAATACTCAAAAGGTACGCACACCTTTGTTTAACAAGACAGTTAATCCTGACTCAGACTGAAAGGTGGCTGGGAACATGAACTTCTCAagacgcgccccccccccacaaaaacacacattcacacacagaCACCACCAGTGTGTATGCCCCGAGGATCACAGCACCCCGCTCTGCCCACCACTACGGAACTTGCCAGCCAGGCAGGCTGTGCTTCTCCGTGCTGCTGTCAGCGGTGGCCACCTCTGCCTTGGGatatgccggggggggggggcagggcttgggaagggcAGACTATGGGGAGGGAGCTTGGCGGAGATGTGATGCCGTAGTGCCTGCCCTCTGAAGCGGATCTCTGAAATCTGGCactcagttgtagttctgggagaactccaggctccacctgtagGACTGTTCCTCCTCAACAGGCTGGGCAGGCAGATGTCCATCACTGTCCTGCAGTCAGCCCCCTCCCCGGCGGACACTCTGGCCACAAGTGCTCAAGCAGCTAGCCGGGCtctgacaccccctccccccagcgcaCTGCAAATGCCTGCCCCGGCTCTCTGACAAGCATGAGCCCCAACGACCTCACTACAGATTGGGATCCAGGGAGCAAGTGCATGAGGAAGGCCCCTTCCAAGCCCTCCCCTCTGGCTCTGGGAGGCTccgcctggcctggcctgggaaGAGGCATTCTCAAAAGCCAGTGAGGACCCAACCCCTGCCGGGGAGAAAAGCCGCATCTATTCCAGCATTTTTGTGAGTCAGTGCTCACTCCCCCCAGTGCCTGTGGCAAAGAGCATGCCAGAAGGGAGGCTGGTAGTCTCCATGGGATTCCTGTTTGCTTCTGTTGCCAGAGACAAACACAGGCTGTCCACCCCATGTGGCTCTGCGTCATACAtgcccccactcagccatgaagctcgctgggtgattttgggccagttactctccctcagcctagcccacctcacagggttgttgtgaggagcaaTGTGGGAGGCAAGAACTAAGTACATCACCCCAGAGGAAGGGAAATGTGAGAGGAGTAGCACTCCACAAGTCACCAAACAGAACCTCTGACCCCACAGCCCCATGCCCCAAGGGGGTAGCTGAAGTACCCCCCAGAAAGGCTCtttgtttcttccccccccacacccttttcCTATTCTGTCATCCAGTGATCTTGCACTTCATTCTCTTGCCATATGACTTTGGTGCTCAATAGCACTAACTCTAGGAAGCGCCAACCATCCTCTGCCCTGGGCGGACCCCCAGGATCAGCTGCCCCACCTACCCGGGTCCTCTCCCAGAGCATTCTCCCAGCATGGACCCCACCTGGCATAGCAAGCATACAGCTCTGACTCCCAAGAGCTACACTTTCCCTGTGCCCCGCTTGGGTCGGGGGGCACGTGGGAAGCAGAGTCGGGCATTCCTGACTCCCACTCCCAGGAGTGTGGCAACTCTCACAGCACCTGCTCCCAACTGGGTCAACGCAGACCGAGCCAGGTTCAAAGGGTCCAGCTTTGCCAGCCCAGCATTTCTCTCCTCACTCCCAATTTCAAATCAACCACAATCAAGCTCGATGCCCTTTCCTGCAGGCCCGGCTCCTCCCCTGCCCTGGGCACCAGTCCCCGAGCAGCACCCCAGAGACACTTACAAGACGCAGCTGCGGCCTTTCCTCAGAGGATGCTGGGTCTGCAGGCAGGAGCAGCTGGCTCCGGGGCTAAAAGGCTCCAGCTCCCTGGCTGGTGATGTCATGGGCAGCCCCTCCCCGGCTGGGAGTGCAAACCCCCGCCGTCGCAGCAAAGGCCTCTGCTCCAGGCACCATATTTGGGGAAAGACTCCAAAAGAGAGGATGCAGGAGCATTCCCCAGATGCCTGAGTCAGACAGGGCCAGCCCTGAGGGAGCGAGTCCTTTTTTAGGCAGGGCAGCCCAGATGTTGAGCAAGAAGGATGAGCAGCGGGGCGGTTTCTGCCCCGATTGATCTCAGAGCTGGTTTCCCCATGAGGTCAGAAtgccaggatttggggagggggagcaaggaAGGAGGGACCCCGATGCTCCCCTTGGCCCACGTCGGAATTAAGAAGTGAAGCTGGATTCAAGTGGTTGCAGGAGaatgcagcccccccacccccacatgatAAACAGGAATGAATGTGCCTGTGTGTcacccccacattttgcccagtGTGGGAAGGCACGGAACTTGGGCCGTCTGCAAGTTCCTCcaccaacggggggggggggctgaagaagAGCACGGCCTTTGCTTTGCCCCTCCTCTTGTAGAAAGGGGGTCACTTTGGGGCGCTCACTCTTGCCCCTAGTTTACTAATGGGGAAATGAGGCTGGTGGGAGCATCCCACCCCCATGGCAAAGatgagatttgagtccagcttGGTGTTTGGAGGGCTTTTTCCCACCTAGCTGCTCAAATTATGGGGGAAGTTTGAGTATTCCCCTATAAAGTGCTCTGTGGGGTTCCAGGCCCCTGGTCTTCAGAAGATCCTGGAGAAATGCAAAAACATCCCACCACAAGAACTTTCCAAAAAgacagccagccacaaaatgaactATGGCAGGGAGAGCGAGCCCAGAAGGCCCCAGTTCGAATATCTCCTTGACCCCAAACTCAGCAGGCAGCCAGTTCAGCCCCTCTTCTTCCCCCATCCAAACCAGGGGGACCTTAGCAAATCTGTGGGGAAGTGACCCTACTCATGTGGGAGCAGCTCAGAGAGCCCTGGAAGCAGGCAACAGGAAGGCCGAGGAGTATCGTTCCTGCGTATTCCAAGAGGAAACCTCACCCTGACTCAAGCCTGAGGATTTGTCCGGCTCAGCAGTCCACCCCGCTTCCTAGAATGGGATTGGAGGAATGGCCCTGGGAGACAGTCTTGTgtggtgtgtggtgtgtgtgtgaagtgcaatGGGTGTCCTTTGGCTGGCTACAGCTTGTGCCTAGGGGTGGGCAGGCCACAGAGCACTCCTGGGCCACACACGCACGGCAATAGTGGTCATGGCTAGTGGGCTGTTCATCGTCATTGCACACGTCTCGGTCGGCACCTGCAGGAAGGCAACCTAGGAGAATGACATTCCCGGTGCAGCATGGGCTGGTGGCAGTGACCAGTGTGGATTGTGCCCCTCTGCCATCTCTCCTGCGCCAGCCCAGGCAGCCATCTGTCCGTCCATCTGGCAAGTCTATGCAGAGCTACCAAGGACTCCCCCGCCCCATCTCCCCATGGCTTCTGGGTGCAGCTCCCAAAGGCATTGGGGGGCCGTACTGGGTAAGGGGCATTCGGAACCCGTCATCTGATTCCCTGCTGCCGTTTAATAAGTGCTGGAGTTCTTCACAACGGTGTCCCAGTCTGTTGTTGAGCAGATGGGGCTTGCCCactgccccctcccacccccgcaCTCACTCTCTGCTCcgctcttcctccccaccccataatTGCCACACGGGGCTTCCTGAAATGGTCTCCGAAGGGGTGAGCTCTGAATCTGGGATCCTCAGGGTTGTTGGTCTTCACGGTGCTCAGCTTAGCCCTTAATGCAACGCTGGCCCGGTGGCACCTTCCAGACCAACAGTAAACATCCCAGGGTGCGCGCTTTTCACGTCACAACTCACTTCTCCAGTTCCCTTCATTgacctttaggaggcagctgaaggagGTTTTATTTAGGGCTGTTCGGTAGCACACTCCGGAGCAgtggttttaaattttggtttgaaGTTCTAACGTGTTTTATCTGTGCTGCTCAGCTGCCTTGGGCTCCATAAGGaaaaaaggcagctaataaatattttaaataaataaataaatgttgccgAGAGCTGCAACAGATGCCCCCCCCTGCAGTCCCCCTCCCACTGGCTGCTTTCTGCAGCTGCCATGGGGGAGTCCAAGGGGGAGATGCATACTCTGGCGTGGAGGCGGCGGTCTTCACACTCCCCCACAGCACTAGTGGCAACTGGCAAGCCGTTCCCCTTAGCATGCACCTACATGGGCACACTTTGTCTGTGGGCTGCCACCTCCGGTCCCCTGCAGCTCAGGCCTGTCTGGGGTCCCCCCTCCAGTGGGGTATGGGGGACTGTGATGGACAGCCTCCAGTTCCGCCCTCCAGGCATCCCAGCCAATCCCTCGCTTCAGGGGGAGCAGGCAGCTACTCAGCAGCGCCAGTGAGAGGCTGTGGGACCCCaggggcaggggggcaggagagagaaatggggggggggattcagaagGAGGATAGTTAGTTAAAAGGCTTGGCCTGGGGAAGGAAAAGAACCCAGACATCTGTGGGATAGGCACGTAGGGGTTAGGGGAAGGAATACAGCAGGTATCCAGCGTCACCAGAGGGGAATAGTCGGTTAGGGACTTGGGAGGGGGCCGAGGGAACTATCCCAAGAGACAAGCTAGCGCTGTTTCAACAGGGCGAGATTCTTGGGCTTCTTTCACTCTGTCTCTCCTTCTCTGGCAGAAACAGCCGGTCAGTTCAGTAAAGCTgcaggtgagagagagagaggcagggagagaggaaGCTGAGTTGGGCTGTCCCTGGCTGTAAACAATCCAAACGCTTGCCACGTTCCTTGTCTTGTCCACCAAAACCACCAAGCATTGAGCCCTTCTAGAGACCATGAACGTATCTTTCTGTGTTGGGAAAGGAAGGCGTGGGTGCGAATCACcccaggagaagggaaggggggaaaggaggagaaatTACCTTACCGTGTGGTGGGAGGTGGGCCTGGGGTGGGTGTGTCCCAGGGCCACTGGTGCTCCCACCTCGTGACTTCCTAGACCCCCGTCATCTTCTTTCTCCACTGGAAACTCCCACATTCTTCAGCGTTCCCTCACAGGAAAGGCGCTGCAATCCCTTAATCACCTGGGCCACCCTCTTTTCCTAGTTCCACTATGTCTTTTTTGAGATACGGCAACCTCCAcggagaaggaggaggcagagatgggtcttttaattatttttttttgcatttggcaGCAGAATCAATAGAAATGGAAACGGCACAAATATGCCGAGGGCAAGAAAACGAACAAAAAACACCCACTCTTTGAAACACACAATCAGGACAGGGTTGGAGAAACATCAGAGACCCTTCTGCTGCTGGGGGCTAGTGGGGGGGTGTCACCTTCCCCCTCTCAGTTACTGATGTCACCCTTTGGCTTTCACCACAGAGAAAGTGGCCAGCAAAGCCACCCAAACACAATATGGTTCATCCCCTGCCCTGAGCAGCAAAGGTCCTCCTGGCTTGGCTCGGAGCGCCTGGCTGAACAGCGGAGCCTAGGAGGAAGCTCAGGCAGCACAACGTCAACAGTTGGTGGCCGATTGACTGCTGGATGCCAGACTGGCTGTCCGGCCAAAAGAGAGACACAAAGAAGTGGACAGACGGCCCCTGCCCCATGAAGTAGGCACTGGAAAGAGTCCCGTACGGTGTGCTTCAAGAACCAAGAGGAACACCCCTCCTCTGCCCAAGGCCATGTTGCTGGCAAGCGAGCCCAGCTGCACTCCACCTCCTGGGGAAAGCCACGCTCCACTGGAAGGAAGAGAACCCACAATGGCAGCACCCAAAGTCCTCATCTGCCAAGAAGAGGCGGCAGCCTGGGCTGGACGGAGGGGTCTGCAGGTGTGTGGAGGTCGCCACGGTCTCAGCACTGATCATCCAGGGCTGGGGGTCTTAATGGCAGGAGGAGGATGACGCTAGGGCAGGAACTTGGCTGGTACCACTGCGGCCTACCCCTTCCCAAACTGCAGGCCCTAGCTTGCCCCAACCAAATGAGGAGACGACAGGGGGAAACCCCGACCCCTCACTCAACAGGGACAGGTTCATGATTACTCTGGCCAGCTTCCCATGAGCGGTGTGGGCAGATGACTCCAGACACTGATAGCCAACGAGGCCCCTTGCGGTCCTTGGGACTCCCACAAACCAGtgtccagccccctcccccaagagacCTCCGAACCGCAGGAGAAACAAGTTCAGAGCTGCCCTCCAgcttggcagccagcaccacaagACCTCAGCACTGGGAAGGGAGCCCAGAAGCCTCCCCCAGGCAGGTGCCACACCCTGCCCACAGATTCAGCCACAGAGTCAAAATCAATTCCCTCTGGCTCACAAAGTGCAAACCCCATTTGGGCAGGATGCCTTCGCAGGGCCATCAGCAGGCCCTCCCCAAAGTACAGCAATCCTGGAAAGGCCTTGACCCCATGGGTACGATGCCCTGGAGAGGCTGGCTGGAATCCAGTAGTCTAGAAGACGTAGATCTTGTCACGCTGGACGCAATCCAGATCATCATCCAGGGTCAGTAAGACCTACAAGGAGAGAAGAAGAGCCAGGCTGCGGGGGGATGAGGGGGTCTAAATCTACTCCTTTCCCAGGGGCAAAACTCCGGTAGGCTTTGCTCtggagcctggtggtcccttcctgcTCTATGATTCCAAGCACAGCGGGCCTCTCAGTGGTCCGTGAAGTGCCTGGctccagtctctcccccccccccgccccggcggCTTCAGACCAGCCGCACTTTCAGCCTCCGCCCGGCAGATCCACAATGCAGGATGGTCCTGCTGGCCCTCCTCGCCGTGAAGGGCCGTGAGCAGACTAACGCACATGGATATCACAACTCCCACCTTCTGCATGAATGGGTGGGGATGAAGCCGACTTAAAGTGTTCCCCCTCCTGCCCTGTAATCTGCCGCACGTCCTCTGGCACAGCTGGCAGCAGATGCCACTGTGGGCACTGAAGGCACAGAGGCCAGCTGGGCCACCTACCAGGAAGGAGCCAAACATGGCGATGGATGAGAGGAAGTGCCAGACATCGTGGTCATCAAAGAAACCGAGCAGGATGC
This window encodes:
- the TAGLN gene encoding transgelin → MANKGPSFGLSRDVQAKIEKKYDDELEERLVEWVVAQCGTEVGRPDRGRLGFQVWLKNGIVLGKLVNSLHPSGSKPVKIPDSPPTMVFKQMEQIAQFLKAAEDYGVVKTDIFQTVDLFEAKDMAAVQRTLQALGSLAVTKNDGHYQGDPSWFMKKAQENKRDFSSAQLKEGKNVIGLQMGSNQGASQAGMTGYGRPRQIIS